One window of the Helicoverpa zea isolate HzStark_Cry1AcR chromosome 7, ilHelZeax1.1, whole genome shotgun sequence genome contains the following:
- the LOC124631722 gene encoding uncharacterized protein LOC124631722 — protein sequence MEEFIDMIRQLPCLWDTGCKDYRDMRKKDTAWKRVVAELKCKDIPDIKTAKAEWKKLRDSHRDSLKRARALANGQDAVISNKWKYADIMEFLLPYMKTRKRRRCITASSDEDKDSCSSPVNTFSEIQPSTSNTLNLTPESHIDKMETSLPNEHVFKKRKIDNEIGEIMIDMDRNNCQYGERNKHPLDSFFESMCETTKQFPTWLQYTVKRKIFNVISEAEDTFETYKSRESIF from the exons ATGGAGGAATTTATCGATATGATCCGACAACTGCCTTGTTTGTGGGATACAGGCTGTAAAGACTATCGCGACATGAGAAAAAAAGATACGGCGTGGAAGCGAGTTGTCGCTGAATTAAAATGCAAAGACATACCAGATA TAAAAACAGCAAAAGCAGAATGGAAAAAGTTACGGGACAGTCACCGAGACTCCTTAAAGAGAGCCCGGGCTTTAGCAAACGGACAAGATGCAGTAATTAGCAACAAGTGGAAATATGCTGACATAATGGAATTCCTGCTCCCATACATGAAAACGAGGAAAAGAAGAAGATGCATAACAGCTTCAAGTGATGAAGACAAAGACTCTTGTTCGTCACCTGTGAACACTTTTTCGGAAATACAACCGTCTACTTCAAACACATTGAATTTAACCCCAGAATCTCACATCGATAAAATGGAGACCTCTCTACCAAATGAACATGTATTcaagaaaagaaaaattgaTAATGAAATTGGAGAAATTATGATAGATATGGATAGAAATAATTGTCAGTATGGGGAACGGAATAAACATCCTTTGGACTCCTTCTTTGAAAGTATGTGTGAGACCACAAAACAGTTCCCGACATGGCTTCAGTACACAGtcaagagaaaaatatttaatgtcatTTCAGAAGCTGAAGATACCTTTGAAACTTACAAATCTCGAGAAtcaattttttaa